One window of the bacterium genome contains the following:
- a CDS encoding NTP transferase domain-containing protein — protein sequence MRAMIVGAGLGTRLQPLTHLLPKPAVPVRGLPLVAYPLALLASVGVREVVVNTHHLPEALREACIANCPGGMELHFSHEESLLHTGGAIRRVREFLRESDPCLVLGGDMILDLDLAALIERHRASGWAATLSLRDDPRAARFGTIGVDGQGRLRRIAGRFDLGGEKAAGVYTWLNILSPKAFDSLPDREVFNHLDDWLAPRAGALGDVGAEIGGEADTHWIPVGTAEEYLVANFAEPKLRYLDVPALARARGVVLAKDRVIGAGAGVPANAELDRVVVWDNEQLPDGFHGHDGVFAGGTFHPCGAAA from the coding sequence ATGAGGGCGATGATCGTCGGTGCTGGACTTGGAACCCGGCTACAGCCGTTGACCCACCTGCTCCCCAAGCCGGCCGTGCCGGTGCGCGGTCTGCCCCTGGTCGCCTACCCGCTGGCACTGCTCGCATCGGTGGGTGTGCGGGAAGTCGTCGTGAACACCCATCACCTGCCCGAGGCACTTCGCGAGGCGTGTATCGCCAACTGTCCGGGGGGCATGGAGCTGCACTTCTCCCACGAGGAGAGCCTCCTCCATACCGGGGGAGCGATCCGCCGCGTGAGGGAGTTCCTCCGAGAGAGCGATCCCTGCCTGGTTCTCGGGGGCGACATGATTCTCGATCTCGACCTGGCGGCGCTCATCGAGCGTCACAGGGCGAGCGGCTGGGCAGCAACGTTGTCGTTGCGCGACGACCCCCGTGCGGCTCGCTTCGGGACGATCGGAGTCGACGGCCAGGGACGCCTGCGGCGCATCGCCGGGCGCTTCGACCTGGGCGGCGAGAAGGCGGCAGGGGTCTACACCTGGCTCAATATCCTTTCGCCCAAAGCCTTCGACAGCCTGCCCGATCGCGAGGTGTTCAACCATCTCGACGACTGGCTCGCCCCGCGAGCTGGCGCGTTAGGCGATGTCGGTGCCGAAATCGGGGGCGAGGCGGACACGCATTGGATTCCGGTAGGGACGGCCGAGGAGTACCTGGTGGCCAATTTCGCCGAGCCGAAGCTGCGATACCTCGACGTCCCTGCTCTCGCCCGGGCCCGGGGAGTCGTGCTCGCCAAGGATCGTGTCATTGGAGCCGGCGCAGGGGTCCCTGCCAACGCCGAGCTCGATCGGGTCGTGGTCTGGGATAACGAACAGCTGCCCGACGGCTTCCACGGCCACGACGGTGTCTTTGCGGGCGGCACCTTCCATCCTTGCGGGGCAGCGGCATGA